From Halorussus lipolyticus:
ACAAGCCGCGACCGGTCGATGGCGGCGTCACCTTCTATACGATTCTGGGCCGACTCGACGACCATCTCTCGATTTCGCCCATCGAGACGCCGACCTACGTCTCCCGCGACGAGTACGGGTGGATGGAGCAAATCGACTACAGCGACCTGCCCGACGAACCGACCGCGAGCAGGTACTACGAGCGGGCGGGCGCACTGCTCTGTTTGGCCTACGTCCTCAACTTCCCGGACGGGCAACTGGAGAACCTCGTCGTGGACGGCACCGACCCGATGCTCGTGGATTGCGAGACGATATTCCATCCGCACGTCGCTCACACCGAGCGACCGCTCCGAACCGAAATCTCCGCACTGACCGACCGCTCGGTCCTGTTTACCTCGCTCCTGCCGTGGTCGCAGGGCGACCCGCGCGAGGAGGACGACGAAAGCTTCTCGGCGGCCGTCGCGGGGTTCGGAAACGAGAGCGAACGGACCCGGATTCCCTCGCTCACGCAACCGACTATCGAGGCGACGAACACCGACGTGATGTCGGTTCGCCACGAACCGGTCGAGGTCGGCGTACACACCAACACGCCGACCGTCGAGGGGAGCGACCAACCGCCGAGCGAGTACGTGGACGAAATCTGTCGGGGGTTCGACGAGACCTACGAGACGATTCGGAAACTCCACGCTGAGGACCGATTTCTCTCGGCGGTCGTCACGCCCGAGATGGTCGCTGGCGTCGAAAACAGACTGGTGTATCGTTCGACCGTCTGGTACCGGTCGGTCCAACAGTCGGCGGTCGCCCGCAATCCGCTTCGGGACGGCGCTCGACTCTCCGTCGAGTTCGAGGACCTCGCGGTGCCGTTCTTCGACGGTCGGATAGAGACCGACCGGTACTGGCCGCTGTACGGGGCCGAGCGGCGGGCGCTCCGGCGACGCGACATTCCTCGACTCTCGTCGGGTCCCGACCGACGGACGGTCTCTCACGACGGGACGGGCCTCGGTTTCGAGGCCGACACGTCGGGCTACGACCGGTGTCGGCGACGACTCGACGGACTCTCCGCGACCGACAAGCATCGACAGACGTGGCTGATTCGGGAGATTTTCGACGCGAGCGAACCCCGGACGCCGGCCCCGCCCGCCGACGACGCGGACGACGAGGAGTTTCGACGGGCGGCAGTCGAACTGTTCGAGGAGACAATCGAGGCCGGGATAGAGACGGCGGACGGGACGGGTTGGGTGTCGGTCTCGTCGGGGTACTCGGACGTGAGCGTCGTGCCGGCGGACTCCTCGCTCTATTGGGGCCGAGGAGGCATCGCTCTCACGGCGGCGGCGCTACACCGGACGACCGGCCGGGAGCGCTACCGGCGAATCGCCGACGAAGCACTCGCGCCGATAGTCGCCGACACCATCGCCGACGAACTCTCGGTCGGACTCGGCGGGACGAAGGGCGTCGGTGCCGTCGTCTACGCGCTGTCGGTGACTGGGGAACTGCTGGACGAGGAGCGGTATCGAAACGCGGCGTCGAAAGCGGCCCGGACCGTCACCGACGACAGACTCTCCGGAGACGACACCTTCGACGTCATGGAGGGGTCGGCGGGGACCCTGCTGGGACTGCTCGCCCATTACGAGCGAGACGGCGAATCGAGCGTCCTCGACCGGGCGGTGGCCTGCGGCGAGCGACTGCTGGAGGGGCGCGTCGAAGTCGATGGCCACCGCATCTGGAACGCGGGGGACGACGAGGTTCACTTCACGGGGTTCGCCCACGGCACCAGCGGCATCGCCTACTCGCTGGCTCGACTCTCAGCGGCCACCGGCGACTCCCGATTCGCCGACGCGGTGCGGGAGACGCTCGACTTCGAGTCCTCGCTCTACTCGGCGTCGAGGTGCAACTGGCGGCGGTCGGCCGAGGAGGACGAGTATCTCGACCGATGGTGTCACGGGCGGTCCGGGATGGCGCTCGCCCGAATCGGCATCGGCGAGTGTCTGGGCGACGACGCCCTCCGAACCGAGGGGGCCGCCGCGCTCGCCGAAACTGCGACAGGGGACGCGGCGACCATCGACAACCTCTGCTGTGGGAACTTCGGCCGCGTCGAAACGCTCGTCGTGGGCGCACGCCGGGCCGACGGGGACCGCACCGACGCCGTGGAACTCGCCCGGCGGTGTCTCGCTCGCCGGGAGCAGGATGGGGCGTTGTCGCTCCCCGGCCACGCCCGGTCGTTCACCAATCCGACGTTCTTCGACGGGGTTTCCGGGGCGGCCTACGCGCTCCTCCGAGTGGACACGCCCGAGTTGCCCTGCGTGCTTCTGTTCGAGTGACGCGATGCTGTCCGCTCGCGCCCTTCGGCGTTCAACCGCCCGGTAGCATCGTTCTGAAACCTTAGAAAAATAAAAATCTGTGTTTAGGAATTCTACACATTTCCAAAATTTGAATCGGCCGACGCTCACTCGTCGCGCCACTGCGAGCGTTCTCGGAGTTCGCGGGACACGTCGCCGATTTCGTCAGCGCCGAGGGTCCCTCGCTCGGTAATCACCTCCGAGACCAACTCCGCGGGCGTCACGTCGAAGGTCGGGTTCAGCACCTCGATACCGGCGTCGCCGTCGTATACGTCCTCGGGGTCGCCCTCGTCCAGATGCACCGTGTCGTCGGTCCGAATCTTGTCGCTGGCGGCGACAGCGTAGCAGTCGATGGCCTCGCGGTCCGCCGAGAGCGCCCCGAGGAGCGTCCCGGTCTTGTTCACCACGCGGCCGTCCGGCAGAATCGCGTCCGCGCCGACGACCACCGCGTCCACGTCCTCGGTCGCCAGCGCGTGGCCAATCGCGGCGTCGGTGTGGAGCGTCACGTCGGGCGCATTTTCCATTTCCGCCAACTCCTCGGCGACCCCGACGCCCTCCCGCGCCGGGCGGGACTCGGCGACCAGCACGCGGTCGGCGGCCGGAAGCGCGTCCAGCACGGTTCCCGACCGCGAGAGGGTCAGGACCGTCTCGCTGTGAATCTCGTCGGCGGCGTTCTCGGCGGCGTCCTCGTCCGCCCGATACGCTCGCTCGATTCCCTCGCGGGCGGACTCCTCGACTGCCGAGGCGGTTCCGGCGTTCCGGTCGGCCTCGCTCATCGCCCGATTCACCCGGTTTTCGACCGCAGACATGCTCGGCCGGGCGTCGAGGAGTCGCTCGGCGATGGCGACGAGTTGAGGCCACCGGTCGGCGTCGGGGTCGCGCTCTGCGAAACTTCCGGCCCTGTCGCGCAGGACCTCCAAGGCCCGGACCGAGAGGTACGCAGAGCCGTGGTCCGCGTCGTCGGCGACCTGCTGGATGGTCGGCCCGACCCGCGAGTAGGCGGTCCAGAGTTGGGGCACCGTCTCGCGCCGCAGAATCTCGGTCGGGTGGACCCACTCGGCCTCGGCCGTCTCCCAGTCGGTTTCGGCGTCGCGCCGGTCGCAGTCGAACAGGTAGGGGTGGACGACCCATCGGGTGGCGAGGCCCGCATCGCCGGGCTCCGCCCGGCGCTCCGAGGCGCTCCGCGCCTCGCTGTCCTCGAACGAGAACGTGACGCCCGCTCTGGCCAGCGAACAGGCGTCGAGGAGGCCCGTCTCCTCGGCAATCTCGTCTCGCGCGGCCCGATGGGGGTCGTCCTCGGCGTGGCCCGCGACCCCGGCCCACTGGCCGGGGTAGGAACCGACCTCCTCGGAGCGCCGGAGCAAGAGTACCTCGCCGCGATTCCGCAGGAAGCAGGTGACGACGTGGGTTTCGTCCATACCCGTGGTTCGGTGGCGGGTGGTTTGAGTCTGGGGT
This genomic window contains:
- a CDS encoding type 2 lanthipeptide synthetase LanM family protein → MELTETERRTIAGRARTLHERLEGPANDSGGEPPIDPDRILAEWRDRFPSEDAFRERLDRDGFTEEAVREQLSATEWPAEEPLPAWLGTVEDLLDHVASASPETVSVDVESEEIPFSELLAALAEYARGQLPDAVVPVDTVSPMCDWLVTQLKAVCLRPLYVEFKSFVEAHDPELVDADPAEFSDPPTARYEAFLDAMFELGFKNLCLEYPVLARHAAQLIDQWVEAVAELFRRVRSDSETLRERFGVDGEVVAVEPLADDSHASGRVPVRVSFESGAVVYKPRPVDGGVTFYTILGRLDDHLSISPIETPTYVSRDEYGWMEQIDYSDLPDEPTASRYYERAGALLCLAYVLNFPDGQLENLVVDGTDPMLVDCETIFHPHVAHTERPLRTEISALTDRSVLFTSLLPWSQGDPREEDDESFSAAVAGFGNESERTRIPSLTQPTIEATNTDVMSVRHEPVEVGVHTNTPTVEGSDQPPSEYVDEICRGFDETYETIRKLHAEDRFLSAVVTPEMVAGVENRLVYRSTVWYRSVQQSAVARNPLRDGARLSVEFEDLAVPFFDGRIETDRYWPLYGAERRALRRRDIPRLSSGPDRRTVSHDGTGLGFEADTSGYDRCRRRLDGLSATDKHRQTWLIREIFDASEPRTPAPPADDADDEEFRRAAVELFEETIEAGIETADGTGWVSVSSGYSDVSVVPADSSLYWGRGGIALTAAALHRTTGRERYRRIADEALAPIVADTIADELSVGLGGTKGVGAVVYALSVTGELLDEERYRNAASKAARTVTDDRLSGDDTFDVMEGSAGTLLGLLAHYERDGESSVLDRAVACGERLLEGRVEVDGHRIWNAGDDEVHFTGFAHGTSGIAYSLARLSAATGDSRFADAVRETLDFESSLYSASRCNWRRSAEEDEYLDRWCHGRSGMALARIGIGECLGDDALRTEGAAALAETATGDAATIDNLCCGNFGRVETLVVGARRADGDRTDAVELARRCLARREQDGALSLPGHARSFTNPTFFDGVSGAAYALLRVDTPELPCVLLFE
- a CDS encoding NUDIX domain-containing protein: MDETHVVTCFLRNRGEVLLLRRSEEVGSYPGQWAGVAGHAEDDPHRAARDEIAEETGLLDACSLARAGVTFSFEDSEARSASERRAEPGDAGLATRWVVHPYLFDCDRRDAETDWETAEAEWVHPTEILRRETVPQLWTAYSRVGPTIQQVADDADHGSAYLSVRALEVLRDRAGSFAERDPDADRWPQLVAIAERLLDARPSMSAVENRVNRAMSEADRNAGTASAVEESAREGIERAYRADEDAAENAADEIHSETVLTLSRSGTVLDALPAADRVLVAESRPAREGVGVAEELAEMENAPDVTLHTDAAIGHALATEDVDAVVVGADAILPDGRVVNKTGTLLGALSADREAIDCYAVAASDKIRTDDTVHLDEGDPEDVYDGDAGIEVLNPTFDVTPAELVSEVITERGTLGADEIGDVSRELRERSQWRDE